One Frankia alni ACN14a DNA window includes the following coding sequences:
- a CDS encoding iron-containing alcohol dehydrogenase, with product MLLDLAGTGAPAFLAPRQVLTGAGSAATAGAALRSWGVAPGRVLVVADRVVSEAGLLATVVGGLADAGFGVTVFDEVAGEPTDTVVARAAELARAHAVSAVAGVGGGSALDLAKAVALLATNTGGIADWVGVVEPPVPVAPLLLVPTTTGTGSEATRISMITIGGAKSILSCAQFVPLVAVLDADLVADLPAAVVASTGMDAIAHGVESMLSTTRTALTLAVATEAVAILTASLERAALDGDRAARGRVLYASHLSGLALNAGVVLGHSLAYVIARHAPMPHGTSCALALPYCLAYDRDVPEALAAHIARTVTAGESTRLRAAAERVDDLAQRLGLPRSLDAVGISADLLAQMAAETVRDFPRPTNPVPMATAPVHRLLTTMHRGSVDDAWELDLTPNPDPNPTSDGVAA from the coding sequence GTGCTGCTAGATCTCGCCGGTACCGGCGCGCCGGCCTTCCTCGCCCCCCGGCAGGTGCTGACCGGCGCGGGGTCCGCCGCCACGGCGGGGGCGGCCCTGCGTTCCTGGGGGGTGGCCCCGGGGCGGGTGCTCGTCGTCGCCGACCGGGTGGTGTCCGAGGCGGGGCTGCTCGCCACCGTGGTCGGCGGCCTGGCGGACGCCGGCTTCGGGGTGACGGTGTTCGACGAGGTGGCCGGCGAGCCCACCGACACCGTGGTCGCCCGGGCCGCCGAGCTCGCCCGCGCCCACGCGGTGTCGGCCGTCGCCGGCGTCGGCGGCGGCAGCGCGCTCGACCTCGCCAAGGCCGTCGCCCTGCTCGCGACGAACACCGGCGGGATCGCCGACTGGGTCGGCGTGGTCGAGCCGCCGGTACCGGTCGCGCCGCTGCTGCTCGTGCCGACCACCACCGGTACCGGCTCCGAGGCGACCCGCATCTCGATGATCACGATCGGCGGCGCAAAGAGCATCCTGAGCTGCGCCCAGTTCGTCCCGCTCGTCGCCGTCCTCGACGCCGACCTGGTGGCCGACCTCCCCGCGGCCGTGGTGGCCTCGACCGGCATGGACGCGATCGCCCACGGCGTCGAGTCGATGCTGTCGACCACCCGCACCGCGCTGACCCTGGCGGTGGCCACCGAGGCGGTGGCGATCCTCACCGCCAGCCTCGAACGGGCCGCCCTCGACGGCGACCGGGCCGCCCGGGGACGCGTGCTGTACGCCTCCCACCTGTCCGGGCTGGCGCTCAATGCGGGGGTCGTGCTCGGGCACAGCCTGGCCTACGTCATCGCCCGGCACGCGCCGATGCCGCACGGGACGAGCTGCGCGCTGGCCCTGCCCTACTGCCTGGCCTACGACCGCGACGTGCCCGAGGCCCTGGCCGCGCACATCGCGCGGACCGTCACCGCCGGGGAGAGCACGCGGCTGCGGGCGGCGGCGGAGCGGGTCGACGACCTCGCCCAGCGGCTCGGCCTGCCCCGCTCGCTCGACGCCGTCGGCATCTCCGCCGACCTGCTGGCCCAGATGGCCGCGGAGACCGTCCGCGACTTCCCGCGCCCCACGAACCCGGTCCCGATGGCGACGGCGCCGGTGCACCGCCTGCTCACCACGATGCACCGCGGCAGCGTCGACGACGCGTGGGAGCTCGACCTCACCCCGAACCCGGACCCGAACCCCACCTCGGATGGAGTGGCCGCGTGA
- a CDS encoding LLM class F420-dependent oxidoreductase: MAEYNVRSDPDAGWLDPDNVATFARTLEEVGFGALAFTDHPAPSAKWLAAGGHETFDPFAALTYCAAVTRRIRLMTHLAVVPYRNPLLQARSMTTVDVLSGGRAIFALGTGYLRSEFAALGVDAHERNELFDEAVEVIRKAWTQDVVEHTGRHFHATGQAMLPRPVQRPHPPLWLGGNSGLALDRVARFGQGWAALVGSPQLARSARTTSITSTAQLADRIRELERRLHARGRTLAEIDVLAPTPAGVLANGWSPAQRLDELARLREAGVTWAGVVLPGGGFAAAMDSVRRFGAEVVPALTPSDDHRRTTCC; the protein is encoded by the coding sequence ATGGCCGAGTACAACGTCCGCAGCGATCCGGACGCCGGCTGGCTGGACCCGGACAACGTGGCCACCTTCGCGCGGACGCTGGAGGAGGTCGGCTTCGGCGCGCTGGCGTTCACCGACCACCCGGCGCCCAGCGCGAAGTGGCTGGCGGCGGGCGGACACGAGACGTTCGACCCGTTCGCGGCGCTCACGTACTGCGCGGCCGTCACCCGGCGAATCCGGCTGATGACGCACCTGGCGGTCGTGCCGTACCGCAATCCCCTGCTCCAGGCCCGGTCGATGACCACCGTCGACGTGCTCTCCGGCGGGCGGGCGATCTTCGCGCTCGGCACGGGCTACCTGCGCTCCGAGTTCGCCGCCCTCGGCGTGGACGCCCACGAGCGCAACGAGCTGTTCGACGAGGCCGTGGAGGTCATCCGCAAGGCCTGGACGCAGGACGTCGTCGAGCACACCGGCCGGCACTTCCACGCCACCGGGCAGGCCATGCTGCCCCGACCGGTGCAGCGCCCGCACCCCCCGCTGTGGCTCGGCGGCAACAGCGGGCTCGCACTCGACCGGGTGGCCCGGTTCGGCCAGGGCTGGGCCGCGCTCGTCGGCTCCCCGCAGCTCGCCCGCAGCGCGCGCACGACGTCGATCACCTCCACCGCGCAGCTCGCCGACCGCATCCGGGAGCTCGAACGTCGCCTGCACGCCCGCGGGCGCACGCTGGCCGAGATCGACGTCCTCGCCCCCACGCCCGCCGGCGTGCTCGCGAACGGGTGGTCGCCGGCGCAACGCCTCGACGAGCTGGCCCGCCTGCGCGAGGCCGGGGTGACCTGGGCCGGCGTCGTGCTGCCGGGCGGCGGGTTCGCCGCCGCGATGGACAGCGTCCGCCGCTTCGGCGCCGAGGTCGTGCCCGCCCTGACGCCATCTGACGACCATCGGAGGACAACGTGCTGCTAG
- a CDS encoding FadR/GntR family transcriptional regulator: MTAVTTAGIRVPKAAELVAATIRRQIITGELLEDHLLPSESALMEQFHVSRPTLREAFRILESESLITVRRGVHGGARVQIPNGDVAARYVGYVLEYRGTTMADVYRARAEVEAPLARLVATSATPENIARLEECLARAEAHLDEPSAFIVHDEEFHRLMAELADNQTLAVMLDMMYHIVGTARRRYALNVDQGQTRKETVEVHRSHVRLVDLIKRGRPDLVHRLWLRHLDEATRHYLEGPLATTVVEMMS, from the coding sequence ATGACGGCTGTGACGACCGCCGGTATTCGGGTACCCAAGGCGGCTGAGCTCGTGGCCGCGACGATTCGTCGGCAGATCATCACCGGCGAGCTCCTCGAGGACCATCTCCTGCCCTCGGAGTCGGCCCTCATGGAGCAGTTCCACGTCAGCCGGCCGACGCTGCGCGAGGCGTTCCGCATCCTGGAGTCGGAGTCGCTGATCACCGTGCGGCGCGGCGTGCACGGCGGGGCCCGGGTGCAGATCCCCAACGGCGACGTCGCCGCCCGCTACGTCGGCTACGTGCTGGAATACCGCGGGACCACGATGGCCGACGTCTATCGGGCCCGGGCCGAGGTGGAGGCCCCGCTGGCGCGGCTGGTCGCGACCTCGGCGACGCCGGAGAACATCGCCCGGCTGGAGGAGTGCCTGGCCAGGGCCGAGGCGCACCTGGACGAGCCGTCGGCCTTCATCGTGCACGACGAGGAGTTCCATCGGCTGATGGCGGAGCTCGCCGACAACCAGACCCTCGCCGTGATGCTCGACATGATGTACCACATCGTCGGCACCGCCCGGCGGCGCTACGCGCTGAACGTCGACCAGGGGCAGACCCGCAAGGAGACCGTGGAGGTGCATCGCAGCCACGTGCGCCTGGTCGACCTGATCAAGCGGGGCCGCCCCGACCTCGTCCACCGGCTGTGGCTGCGCCACCTCGACGAGGCCACCCGCCACTACCTGGAAGGCCCGCTGGCCACCACCGTCGTCGAGATGATGAGCTGA
- a CDS encoding ABC transporter ATP-binding protein: MTTTLDSPGPGGPDPAGPGAVTGTAVLRTRNLVCGHGRVPVVRGLDLDLDRGSVLAVLGPNGAGKTTLMTTLAGLLPRLGGEVLVEGQPLPNARPAATSRAGMVLVSDDRALFSGLSVRENLTIARRRGGPTVGEALEVFPALKRRLSVNAGALSGGEQQMLAVARALVQNPRILLVDEMSMGLAPVIVEELLPVVRRIADDTGAVVVLVEQHVHLALEVADRAIVLVHGDVTLSGDAAALARDPQQLEAAYLGTVEPAPAPGSPATGSAATGAA, encoded by the coding sequence ATGACGACGACTCTCGACTCTCCCGGTCCCGGCGGCCCCGATCCGGCCGGCCCTGGCGCGGTCACCGGGACCGCGGTCCTGCGCACCCGCAACCTGGTGTGCGGCCACGGCCGGGTACCGGTGGTCCGCGGCCTCGACCTCGACCTCGACCGGGGCTCGGTGCTCGCCGTCCTCGGTCCGAACGGGGCCGGCAAGACGACGCTGATGACGACCCTCGCCGGCCTGCTGCCGCGCCTGGGCGGCGAGGTGCTCGTCGAGGGGCAGCCGCTGCCCAACGCCCGACCGGCCGCGACCAGCCGGGCGGGGATGGTGCTGGTCTCGGACGACCGGGCGCTGTTCTCCGGGCTGTCGGTCCGGGAGAACCTCACGATCGCCCGCCGGCGGGGCGGCCCGACCGTCGGCGAGGCGCTGGAGGTGTTCCCGGCCCTGAAGCGGCGCCTGTCGGTCAACGCCGGCGCCCTGTCCGGCGGAGAGCAGCAGATGCTGGCCGTGGCCCGCGCCCTGGTGCAGAACCCGCGCATTCTGCTCGTCGACGAGATGAGCATGGGCCTCGCGCCGGTGATCGTCGAGGAGCTGCTGCCGGTCGTGCGGCGCATCGCCGACGACACCGGCGCCGTCGTCGTGCTCGTCGAGCAGCACGTGCACCTGGCGTTGGAGGTCGCCGACCGGGCGATCGTGCTGGTCCACGGAGACGTCACCCTCAGCGGCGACGCGGCCGCACTTGCCCGGGACCCGCAGCAGCTCGAGGCCGCCTACCTCGGCACCGTCGAACCCGCCCCCGCACCCGGTTCACCGGCCACCGGGTCCGCCGCCACCGGGGCTGCCTGA
- a CDS encoding branched-chain amino acid ABC transporter permease/ATP-binding protein, which yields MVQHLVFLCLGIGNGSVFAALALALVVTYRSSGVVNFATSGLALYAAYTYALLRQGKFMILIPGLPKTVDLGSQLGLAAAMALSLAITGVLGLLLYLVVFRPLRTAPPVARAVASIGVSVVFTGLTAARLGTTPLSVEPIYPSRLWTHGSFRVASDRVYFALTILAVALALGALYRFTRFGLATRAAAETEKGAYLSGISPDRIAALNWIIGALVAGLAGILIAPIVPLVPVAYTLFIVPALAAAILGRFQYLVPAVVGGLAIGMLQSETQHLESLHHWLPSSGLPELIPLVLILIVLVVRARALPERGAVILSSLGRAPRPAHIRLNLLVFGALAVIGLFVLQGQWLTALITSLVFGVIALSMVVVTGYAGQVSLTQLPLAGAAGFLVGPLTDDWHLPFPVAPLVAALFAMVLGVVIGLPALRVRGLTVAVVTFALAYALEAIWFRNSDIVPSSGVDVPSPSLFGWDLGIGSGPSYPRVRFGLLCLVVLALTAVAVARLRTSRLGSQMLAVRANERSAAAAGINVTHIKIVAFAIASFIAGVGGCLVGYQQGNITFDPVSAFSGLALFTTVYIAGITSVSGGVLAGFLAVEGLSYLIIDKIFSTGLWYDVLSGVGVVLTVVLNPEGIVGPVHSYAERRRRRGLGAPVLGSHAAPVPAQTRPAPVLGPDVLTVRGLTVRYGGVVAVDDVSFAAPEGAIVGLIGPNGAGKTTLMDAISGFVSCAGTVELAGTPVERLAPHERVRAGLGRTFQAIELYEDLSVAENVSVGTTALRGRGGGGRDGGRDGGGRDGAHRDVEATLALLGLAEVRDRPAGELSQGQRQLISIARALAGNPRVLLLDEPAGGLDTTESQWLGERLRDIRDSGVTILLIDHDMSLVLGLCDHIEVINFGSVIASGPPAEIRSDRRVAAAYLGSTHAAEVPA from the coding sequence ATGGTTCAGCATCTGGTCTTCCTGTGCCTGGGCATCGGGAACGGCTCGGTGTTCGCCGCCCTCGCCCTCGCGCTGGTGGTGACCTACCGCAGCTCGGGGGTCGTCAACTTCGCGACCAGCGGGCTCGCGCTCTACGCGGCCTACACCTATGCCCTGCTACGCCAGGGCAAGTTCATGATCCTCATTCCCGGGCTGCCGAAGACCGTCGACCTGGGTTCGCAGCTCGGCCTGGCCGCGGCGATGGCGCTCTCCCTGGCGATCACCGGCGTGCTCGGGCTCCTGCTGTACCTGGTCGTGTTCCGGCCGCTGCGGACCGCCCCGCCGGTTGCGCGGGCCGTCGCCTCGATCGGCGTGTCGGTGGTCTTCACCGGGCTCACCGCCGCCCGGCTCGGCACGACCCCGCTGTCCGTGGAGCCCATCTACCCGTCCAGGCTCTGGACGCACGGCTCGTTCCGGGTCGCCTCCGACCGCGTCTACTTCGCGCTGACGATCCTGGCGGTCGCGCTGGCGCTCGGCGCGCTGTACCGGTTCACCCGGTTCGGCCTGGCGACGCGCGCCGCGGCGGAGACGGAGAAGGGCGCCTACCTCAGCGGCATCTCCCCCGACCGCATCGCCGCCCTGAACTGGATCATCGGCGCGCTGGTCGCCGGGCTCGCCGGCATCCTCATCGCCCCGATCGTGCCGCTGGTGCCGGTGGCCTACACGCTGTTCATCGTGCCGGCGCTCGCCGCCGCCATCCTCGGCCGGTTCCAGTACCTGGTCCCGGCGGTCGTGGGCGGGCTGGCCATCGGCATGCTGCAGTCCGAGACGCAGCACCTGGAGAGCCTGCACCACTGGCTGCCCTCCTCGGGGCTGCCCGAACTGATCCCCCTCGTGCTGATCCTGATCGTGCTGGTCGTCCGGGCCCGCGCGCTGCCGGAACGCGGGGCGGTCATCCTCAGTTCGCTCGGCCGCGCCCCTCGACCCGCGCACATCCGGCTGAACCTGCTGGTCTTCGGCGCCCTCGCCGTCATCGGGTTGTTCGTGCTGCAGGGGCAGTGGCTGACCGCGCTCATCACCAGCCTGGTCTTCGGGGTGATCGCGCTGTCCATGGTCGTGGTCACCGGCTACGCCGGCCAGGTCTCGCTCACCCAGCTCCCCCTCGCCGGCGCCGCCGGCTTCCTCGTCGGCCCGCTGACCGACGACTGGCACCTGCCGTTCCCGGTGGCGCCGCTGGTCGCGGCCCTGTTCGCGATGGTGCTCGGCGTGGTCATCGGCCTGCCGGCGCTGCGGGTGCGGGGCCTGACGGTCGCGGTGGTGACGTTCGCGCTCGCCTACGCGCTGGAGGCGATCTGGTTCCGCAACAGCGACATCGTGCCGAGCAGCGGCGTCGACGTGCCCAGCCCGTCGCTGTTCGGCTGGGACCTGGGGATCGGCTCGGGGCCGTCGTATCCCCGGGTGCGCTTCGGCCTGCTCTGCCTGGTCGTGCTCGCGCTGACCGCGGTCGCCGTGGCCCGGCTGCGCACCAGCCGGCTGGGTTCGCAGATGCTCGCCGTGCGGGCCAACGAACGCTCGGCCGCCGCGGCCGGCATCAACGTCACCCACATCAAGATCGTCGCGTTCGCGATCGCCTCGTTCATCGCGGGCGTCGGCGGCTGCCTGGTCGGCTACCAGCAGGGCAACATCACCTTCGACCCGGTCAGCGCGTTCTCCGGCCTGGCCCTGTTCACCACCGTGTACATCGCGGGCATCACGTCGGTGTCCGGCGGCGTGCTGGCGGGCTTCCTCGCCGTCGAGGGCCTGTCCTACCTGATCATCGACAAGATCTTCTCCACCGGCCTGTGGTACGACGTGCTCAGCGGGGTCGGCGTCGTCCTCACCGTGGTCCTCAACCCGGAGGGCATCGTCGGGCCGGTGCACTCCTACGCCGAGCGCCGCCGGCGCCGCGGCCTCGGCGCGCCGGTGCTGGGCTCGCACGCCGCCCCGGTGCCCGCGCAGACGCGCCCGGCTCCGGTCCTCGGGCCCGACGTGCTGACCGTGCGCGGGCTGACCGTCCGCTACGGCGGCGTGGTCGCCGTCGACGACGTCTCGTTCGCCGCGCCCGAGGGGGCGATCGTCGGGCTGATCGGCCCGAACGGCGCCGGCAAGACCACGCTGATGGACGCGATCAGCGGCTTCGTCTCCTGCGCCGGCACGGTGGAGCTGGCCGGGACGCCCGTCGAGCGCCTGGCCCCGCACGAGCGCGTCCGCGCCGGCCTCGGCCGTACCTTCCAGGCCATCGAGCTGTACGAGGACCTGTCCGTCGCGGAGAACGTCAGCGTCGGCACCACCGCGCTGCGCGGGCGTGGCGGTGGCGGGCGCGACGGCGGGCGCGACGGCGGCGGGCGCGACGGTGCGCACCGCGACGTCGAGGCCACCCTGGCGCTGCTGGGGCTGGCGGAGGTGCGCGACCGGCCCGCCGGCGAGCTGTCCCAGGGGCAGCGCCAGCTCATCTCCATCGCGCGCGCCCTGGCCGGCAACCCGCGGGTCCTCCTGCTCGACGAGCCCGCCGGCGGCCTGGACACGACCGAGAGCCAGTGGCTCGGCGAACGGCTGCGCGACATCCGCGACTCCGGCGTCACCATCCTGCTCATCGACCACGACATGAGCCTGGTCCTCGGTCTGTGCGACCACATCGAGGTGATCAACTTCGGGTCGGTCATCGCGTCGGGACCACCTGCGGAGATCCGCTCCGACCGCCGCGTCGCGGCGGCCTACCTGGGCAGCACCCACGCGGCGGAGGTGCCGGCATGA
- a CDS encoding CaiB/BaiF CoA transferase family protein — protein MTGIMEGIQVVELAAWTFVPAAGAVLADWGADVIKIEHPETGDPQRGLIASGMLAGLDGVNHLIEQCNRGKRSIGLNVATPDGLALLYKLVEGADVFLTNLLPDSCERLGVGVEKIREANPDIIYARGHGQGAHGPDANLGGYDVASYWARGGIAYALASPESYPPFMRPAFGDYTSGFNLAAGVVGALFHRERTGTASTVDVSLLASAMWGMSLDVVGSKILNQPTMQRFDIAEMPNPLTNVYRTGDDRFLWFSLLQADRHWPEFCAALERPDLLDDPRYVDAKARFDNRRECIATIREAFAAHPLTYWQERFGKIEGVWSVVKSPLELHDDPQVQANGYVTEVTNAAGTSYALASNPVQYDDRVPPLSPAPEHGEHTEEILLELGLDWDQIIALKEKSAVL, from the coding sequence ATGACAGGCATCATGGAGGGCATCCAGGTCGTCGAGCTGGCGGCGTGGACCTTCGTCCCCGCCGCCGGCGCCGTGCTCGCGGACTGGGGTGCCGACGTGATCAAGATCGAGCATCCCGAGACGGGCGACCCTCAGCGCGGCCTGATCGCCTCCGGGATGCTCGCCGGCCTCGACGGGGTCAACCACCTCATCGAGCAGTGCAACCGCGGCAAGCGCAGCATCGGGCTCAACGTCGCGACCCCGGACGGGCTCGCGCTGCTCTACAAGCTGGTCGAGGGTGCCGACGTCTTCCTCACCAACCTGCTGCCGGACTCCTGCGAGCGCCTCGGCGTCGGGGTGGAGAAGATCCGGGAGGCCAACCCGGACATCATCTACGCCCGCGGCCACGGGCAGGGCGCGCACGGCCCCGACGCCAACCTGGGCGGCTACGACGTCGCCTCCTACTGGGCCCGCGGCGGGATCGCCTACGCGCTGGCGTCACCGGAGTCCTACCCGCCGTTCATGCGCCCCGCGTTCGGCGACTACACCTCCGGGTTCAACCTGGCCGCCGGGGTGGTCGGCGCGCTGTTCCACCGCGAGCGCACCGGCACCGCCAGCACCGTCGACGTCTCCCTGCTCGCCTCGGCGATGTGGGGCATGTCCCTCGACGTCGTCGGCTCCAAGATCCTGAACCAGCCGACGATGCAACGCTTCGACATCGCCGAGATGCCGAACCCGCTGACGAACGTCTACCGGACCGGCGACGACCGCTTCCTGTGGTTCTCCCTGTTGCAGGCCGACCGGCACTGGCCGGAGTTCTGCGCGGCGCTCGAGCGCCCGGACCTGCTCGACGACCCCCGCTACGTCGACGCGAAGGCGCGCTTCGACAACCGGCGGGAGTGCATCGCGACGATCCGGGAGGCGTTCGCGGCCCACCCGTTGACCTACTGGCAGGAGCGGTTCGGCAAGATCGAGGGGGTCTGGTCGGTGGTGAAGTCACCGCTGGAGCTGCACGACGACCCGCAGGTGCAGGCCAACGGCTACGTCACCGAGGTGACCAACGCCGCCGGCACCAGCTACGCCCTGGCCTCGAACCCGGTGCAGTACGACGACCGGGTGCCGCCGCTGAGCCCCGCCCCGGAGCACGGCGAGCACACCGAGGAGATCCTGCTCGAGCTCGGCCTCGACTGGGACCAGATCATTGCCCTGAAGGAG